A genome region from Bradyrhizobium sp. WSM1417 includes the following:
- a CDS encoding DUF5695 domain-containing protein — protein sequence MTKTKGMSKVWMYTRRTMLLGSSFLGSALFGGVTLPTPNRPQRKVAMMLKAADSSFVVGCTQDGITSLRYRNDTYDTDYVLPGAVLGTAHARVRRAGSEWHTLRTGVDATKPMHSAALELAARDAGVLLTTRLAVDEAGLTWEIMLRNDGMASVEVGDLYLPMPMNTEFPAGQPVSGAVLKHSFVSGHGSHIFWIRGNSTGPFLMLLPEADTSLEYWNVHKDSAEASGTWCAYILGGAAAGEAVAGGTRWRQPTHSLSLSPAEQRHYRLRFQWVADYEAARRAIADAGLVDVEVMPGMTVPNDLHVDIALASSIPVERIEAEFTGDTVAQRLPDRAGRRLWRVRFSRLGENRLTLHQPGARHTFLEFFATEPVETMMKKRAAFIVKRQHRDSSKWYDGLFGEWNMETQVLLGPDNYDRIKSGRIYEVTCDDPGLSKPAYLATKNAEHPDAAEVAALDRYIDAFVWGGLQRTTQEAYAYGLYGIPDWKQNRESSDPGPKGRLHIWRPYDYPHIFAMYLAMHRIARDHPAIPTRQSARDYLVRAYGTALAMFTVPMRVVMWSAYRTGFYNECVIPELLSALTTAGLMREAATLEAHWARKVRAFVDPKADLFGSEYPFDSTGFESTQALARSALDDPVAMGVSKAAALAFAERQIAANLFCRGWLEPAYYYLGSDYRGTAGDAYTLTYMAQMGGWALLDYALNDADDPHPLLRLGYASQLSAWALLNSGPASAGHGYWYPGEENDGAAGGGFEPAPSGTTWLGQPHHRGTWYYSCEIDLGFCGAVRAAATIVADDPIFGQVCHGGILETFAHTLRIWPRDGVRRRLNVRLQSLRLDLVLLDARFRADGPIILNLEEGWISLTPEPFAPSASGVTFELRNDDGRKRKEVVDITDSRIVVRLPAARLPPVQVR from the coding sequence ATGACGAAGACCAAAGGCATGTCTAAAGTCTGGATGTATACGCGTCGTACGATGCTGTTGGGCAGTAGCTTCTTGGGTAGCGCGTTGTTCGGGGGCGTTACACTGCCTACACCCAATCGGCCGCAGCGCAAGGTTGCCATGATGTTGAAGGCGGCCGACTCTTCCTTCGTCGTTGGGTGCACACAAGACGGCATTACCTCGTTGCGTTACCGTAACGACACGTATGACACGGATTATGTCCTGCCTGGAGCCGTGCTGGGGACGGCTCACGCTAGAGTTCGGCGTGCCGGATCCGAGTGGCATACGCTTCGAACCGGCGTTGATGCAACAAAGCCGATGCATAGCGCGGCACTTGAACTAGCAGCCCGCGATGCCGGCGTCCTTCTCACGACCCGGCTCGCAGTCGACGAGGCTGGATTGACGTGGGAGATCATGCTGCGGAACGACGGCATGGCGAGCGTGGAGGTCGGCGACCTCTATTTGCCCATGCCGATGAACACCGAATTTCCGGCAGGGCAACCGGTGTCGGGGGCTGTTTTGAAGCACAGCTTCGTCTCAGGGCATGGATCGCACATCTTCTGGATTCGCGGCAACAGCACCGGTCCCTTCCTCATGCTCTTACCGGAAGCGGACACGTCACTGGAATATTGGAATGTCCACAAGGATTCGGCCGAAGCCAGTGGGACGTGGTGCGCCTACATCTTGGGCGGGGCGGCCGCCGGCGAGGCAGTGGCGGGCGGGACTCGCTGGCGACAGCCGACCCATTCCCTGTCCCTGTCGCCGGCAGAGCAACGGCATTACCGTCTCCGCTTCCAATGGGTTGCTGATTATGAGGCGGCGCGCAGGGCTATCGCGGACGCCGGTCTGGTGGACGTGGAGGTAATGCCGGGCATGACGGTTCCCAACGACCTGCATGTCGACATCGCGCTCGCGTCCTCCATTCCGGTGGAGCGAATCGAAGCGGAATTTACCGGCGACACGGTGGCGCAACGATTGCCGGATCGGGCCGGCAGGCGACTATGGCGGGTCCGGTTTTCGCGATTGGGCGAGAACCGACTGACCCTGCACCAGCCGGGTGCGCGCCATACCTTTCTTGAATTCTTCGCTACCGAACCCGTCGAGACGATGATGAAGAAGCGCGCAGCCTTCATCGTGAAGCGGCAGCATCGTGACTCGTCCAAATGGTACGACGGTTTGTTCGGCGAGTGGAACATGGAGACGCAGGTCCTGCTTGGCCCGGACAATTACGACCGGATCAAGAGCGGGCGCATCTACGAGGTGACGTGCGACGATCCAGGGCTGAGCAAGCCCGCTTACCTCGCGACCAAGAATGCCGAGCATCCGGATGCGGCGGAAGTGGCGGCGCTGGACCGGTATATCGATGCGTTCGTCTGGGGCGGGCTGCAACGTACCACACAGGAGGCATACGCCTACGGCCTCTACGGGATACCCGATTGGAAGCAGAACCGGGAAAGCAGCGATCCCGGCCCAAAGGGCCGCCTGCACATCTGGCGGCCTTATGACTATCCGCACATCTTCGCGATGTATTTGGCCATGCACCGCATCGCGCGTGACCATCCCGCGATCCCCACCCGCCAGAGCGCACGAGATTATTTGGTGCGCGCCTACGGTACCGCGCTGGCCATGTTCACGGTGCCGATGCGCGTGGTCATGTGGTCTGCCTACCGCACCGGCTTCTACAACGAATGTGTGATCCCCGAACTTCTTTCGGCGCTCACGACGGCGGGCTTGATGCGCGAGGCGGCGACGCTGGAGGCGCACTGGGCGCGTAAGGTGCGAGCCTTCGTCGATCCGAAGGCGGACCTGTTCGGGTCGGAATATCCGTTCGATTCCACAGGCTTCGAATCAACGCAGGCACTGGCGCGCTCGGCCCTTGACGACCCTGTCGCCATGGGGGTTTCGAAGGCGGCAGCCCTTGCCTTCGCGGAGCGTCAGATCGCTGCAAACCTGTTCTGCCGTGGCTGGCTGGAACCTGCTTATTACTACCTGGGCAGCGATTATCGCGGGACTGCGGGCGACGCCTATACGCTGACCTACATGGCGCAGATGGGCGGCTGGGCGCTGCTTGATTATGCGCTGAACGATGCAGACGACCCGCATCCGCTCCTTCGTCTGGGCTATGCGTCACAACTCAGCGCGTGGGCCTTGCTGAACAGCGGCCCTGCGTCGGCCGGTCATGGCTATTGGTATCCGGGCGAGGAGAATGACGGCGCGGCCGGTGGCGGCTTCGAGCCGGCGCCGAGCGGGACCACATGGCTCGGTCAGCCGCATCACCGTGGAACGTGGTATTACTCGTGCGAGATCGACCTGGGATTTTGTGGGGCCGTCCGCGCTGCTGCGACGATCGTTGCCGACGATCCCATCTTTGGGCAGGTTTGTCACGGCGGCATCTTGGAGACGTTCGCTCACACCCTGCGTATCTGGCCACGTGATGGCGTGCGGCGACGGCTCAACGTGCGGCTCCAGTCTCTCCGATTGGACCTGGTGCTGCTTGACGCCCGATTCCGGGCGGATGGACCGATCATTCTGAATTTGGAGGAGGGGTGGATCAGCCTTACGCCTGAGCCCTTTGCCCCGTCTGCATCGGGAGTGACGTTCGAATTGCGGAACGATGACGGAAGGAAGCGCAAGGAAGTCGTCGACATCACGGACAGCCGGATCGTCGTCCGCTTGCCTGCGGCGCGCTTACCGCCGGTTCAGGTTCGCTAG
- a CDS encoding MATE family efflux transporter, with amino-acid sequence MNEPDAISPIESDRNVMPKKKQHIDLSDPNLSSLILRLAIPSVVGLSIHALQQVVNAIFVGALGAQALAAVSMTLPIVVLLAAVGQGIGVGAASFISRHLGAGEYLEASRGASTALALAAPIGIIVTVAVLLNLRGIFVTLGASPTIMPVALDYAGTLLFGYTLMLLNIVNGFIVRAEGNTRFSMWTMMTAFILNAVLDPVFIFLLDLGVRGAALATLVSQIAAISLYIAYFTKLGGTVVVRISHISLRADRIRQLAFIGAPSTITSILSAIAVMLLYGAAAPFGDDSIAAVGIAVRILTMGALPITGFCIGSQAVLGFGWGARDFARVLKAAKFMLAMTVALAVAYSVAVVSFARPLVRLFSDSDKVTEIAVSTCIVFHLFFGLFGVEKFVATMLQSFGRARLSAVVSLARQGYLFIPAVLLFPVISGFNGLLASQAIAELGAGMIALFVLFHEFAELRRALRHPISRAIEIAG; translated from the coding sequence ATGAATGAGCCGGATGCAATTTCGCCAATCGAGAGCGATCGCAATGTGATGCCAAAGAAAAAGCAGCACATCGATCTATCGGATCCCAATCTCTCGAGCCTTATCCTGCGGCTCGCCATTCCGTCTGTTGTTGGCTTATCGATCCACGCGTTACAGCAGGTCGTCAACGCGATCTTTGTTGGCGCACTTGGCGCGCAGGCGCTCGCAGCTGTCAGCATGACCTTGCCGATCGTGGTTCTGCTCGCGGCCGTCGGGCAGGGGATCGGTGTTGGAGCAGCGTCGTTCATATCTCGTCATCTTGGCGCCGGTGAATACCTGGAGGCGAGTCGAGGCGCAAGTACTGCACTCGCGCTCGCCGCCCCGATCGGTATCATAGTTACCGTCGCTGTGCTTCTGAACCTGCGAGGGATCTTCGTAACGCTCGGAGCAAGTCCAACCATCATGCCCGTGGCGCTCGACTACGCCGGGACGCTTTTGTTCGGGTACACCCTGATGCTTCTAAACATTGTCAACGGCTTCATCGTCAGAGCCGAGGGCAACACACGATTCAGCATGTGGACGATGATGACCGCCTTCATACTGAACGCGGTGCTTGATCCCGTCTTCATATTCTTGCTGGACTTGGGTGTGCGAGGCGCAGCCCTCGCAACGCTGGTATCTCAGATCGCTGCTATTAGCCTCTATATCGCGTATTTTACGAAGCTTGGCGGAACAGTTGTCGTCAGGATATCTCACATATCATTGCGAGCAGATCGCATCAGACAGCTCGCGTTCATAGGGGCGCCGTCGACGATCACCAGTATCTTATCTGCTATTGCCGTTATGCTCTTGTACGGAGCTGCTGCGCCGTTCGGCGACGATTCGATCGCGGCCGTGGGAATAGCTGTGCGAATCTTGACGATGGGCGCACTACCTATCACCGGCTTCTGCATAGGCTCTCAAGCTGTCCTGGGTTTCGGTTGGGGCGCACGCGACTTTGCTCGTGTATTGAAGGCTGCGAAGTTCATGCTCGCCATGACCGTCGCTCTTGCCGTCGCGTATTCTGTGGCCGTTGTGAGTTTTGCGCGACCTTTGGTCAGGCTGTTCAGCGATAGCGATAAAGTCACGGAAATTGCCGTCTCGACCTGCATCGTCTTCCATCTGTTTTTTGGACTGTTTGGTGTTGAGAAGTTTGTGGCGACGATGCTTCAGTCGTTCGGGAGAGCACGCCTCAGTGCGGTTGTGTCCTTGGCAAGGCAGGGCTATCTCTTCATACCGGCCGTACTGTTATTCCCGGTCATATCGGGTTTCAACGGACTGTTGGCCAGCCAAGCAATCGCTGAGCTGGGCGCCGGAATGATCGCGCTGTTTGTCTTGTTCCACGAATTCGCTGAGCTCAGACGAGCGCTCCGGCATCCTATTTCAAGAGCGATCGAGATCGCGGGGTGA
- a CDS encoding non-ribosomal peptide synthetase, whose translation MPTENRSGKNQLVERQPVDAITAIDRLARSDPERVALRYGADELTYKALRVRSECLARTLRERCARGTVIGYWGERDLDWATAVVAILKAGSTYLPLDPSLPAPRTSFMIEQSRCALIMGSGQLDSVNPIRASSKGATEFMTIEAALCKGQTSSVVPSWSEDGLAYILFTSGSTGRPKGAMIERAALNNHLAAKIDALTLTRTDCIAQTASHCFDISLWQLLAGLCVGGCTALIDDATVKSPISLLKAIQGHGVTVVQLVPSMLAVFVEYLKPLAAADRALDGLRIISTVGEPLTPALARAWLDLYPRVPILNHYGPTECADGVTHHLVSAPPALAEAYVPIGKPITNVEVYIADGPRLCKAGEVGEICVSGVGVAAGYVNDDVRTKDAFGPNSFSNVPSLQRLYRTGDLGRFRSDGLLECLGRRDRQVKIRGHRIELGEIEARLSAHHSVRGAVAVASVCAGVKLTARDITRAEEESGTRRLISYVSAPAEVTEGELQNFLAEALPIYMLPERIIHVDGIPLTSNGKVDIGALPDPTSLRPPLPTRFEEPQTDLEAQLCQIWSGVLRIENIGVNDQFISLGGDSLRAMLILGRLQTELGVRTDFRLVLNGTIRSLAASISARAESRPCTAPACGKLLTRSPLTRVQEHLWFLSQLDPSARNYIIQGGLRMRGSINLVAFNRAWTDVVHSHQALSARFIDEDGPVQLFDAPHCANLELTDASQLTSQEAEKLIAELRRTELNGSFDLSQGHLFRARMIIFGPENHLILITAHEIIIDAWSISVLLRDLRQRYVDAAAFLPDNRVSLSTYAVWETQHATPEALANQCSYWRRQIGDDPPVLSLGTGRARPQTNSYRGASHAVLLGRELSHQIREFSRRHRCTTSTALLACFKLLLRMYSGQDDIIVGIPHVVRDQPGSAEIVGFFLNMLPIRYAIDVGQSFAVHALRIQALVSDAIANSAYPFGWMVRDTKLYREAGRSPIFQVMFNMYSEAAEPLGEHELDLTFREYETGYAKFDLTLYAQDQGEEIALQLAYAEDLFSSDLIIRMADNLRRLIAACIEKPLTPIQDLSCLSESDVAMLDALEGSAQSYETECPLVQAFEQISVSNRNQVAYYGDFGEITFGQLRERVTAIRSLLRTSDVGAGDMVAMLIDRSADVAAVILAARALQSIVVPISPDYPRDRIEHILRDSQAKLLVHANSPEPAFEVPSKCLLTLEACGAPARGFECSDKPPDQGIANLIYTSSSTGKAKGVLIPESAILNRLNWMWRRFPFDSTDVMVVQKSASIVASAWEYFGGLLRGVPALILTQEQLLDPDLLLCTLARHRVTHLFASPPLLSGLIASQERHSRPTSLRLVTSSAEPMPSSLPVRWREYFPDVPLWNFYGATECASNAAVYETSDACDGSSHVPVGRPIDNVKLYVLDARLKRVPVGAAGELCIAGRCVSAGYWRDQDLTNRCFVPNPYDGGQYRVLYRSGDIARISTSGLLEICGRSDNQIKVRGFRIELEEVESALESHAAIAKAVVVAEDIDDQRRLTASLVPARDGLSSADIVTHLRHTLPSYMIPASFRLVDSIPLTASGKIDRARLSSVPYREVGPVPSAELCTRKERILAAIWQDLLGAKWVGLDQSFFDIGGDSLLSVRCVTLARKAGLNLTVDQLYRTPTIRELAADEAAVALDTFLSGDGSLPVTPAISSWSRLVGFDEHFNIGDLFFLPGAILNIRSLERSLAHVMDRHEGLRLRIARTDDGLRLTIGPSVTERLVEEIDLVGMADPQQRKAVESISARRQHMFRFDGQTPLVNVTVFRTSESGDYYLLVLMHHFVADGIGYRLCLEALDAAYAPASGHAVSDPENIQMLSAWLKRLEHYANSEAPAELSYWERIDYHQFNLHAGATLLGGASFSKVTARELHYARLEGRMDEANCRSLWEDQGKYHLEIDEEATADLLNISARLAHCQDFDVFLAAISGAFGRVFGNYSLWIDSLTSTRGRLFDDLDPSQIIGHISELVPLPLSLTGTEPRHDRARSIYRQRNALPRSGIGFRAMKFLNRDPAVRSRIDRLPLPRIGVNYRAGLQRHFPRRFLGKEPSPLWIGEDMDEGAVIHLFWFDVGYQAGHLQIETRYDPTQVSYEVTRNLCMVLQQELLQTISEFRRAGGTFIHE comes from the coding sequence ATGCCTACGGAAAATCGATCAGGCAAAAATCAGCTTGTGGAACGTCAGCCGGTCGACGCGATCACGGCGATCGATCGCCTTGCAAGATCGGATCCGGAGAGGGTTGCGCTGAGGTACGGCGCAGACGAACTTACGTACAAGGCGCTGCGCGTAAGATCGGAATGCCTCGCGAGGACGTTACGAGAGCGGTGCGCTCGCGGCACAGTGATTGGCTATTGGGGTGAGCGGGACCTCGACTGGGCGACGGCAGTAGTCGCAATTTTGAAGGCTGGATCAACGTACCTGCCGCTCGATCCATCCTTACCGGCTCCGCGTACATCATTCATGATCGAGCAGAGTCGCTGTGCTCTGATTATGGGATCAGGCCAGCTGGATTCGGTCAACCCAATCCGGGCTAGCAGCAAAGGCGCCACGGAATTCATGACGATAGAGGCGGCGCTGTGCAAGGGCCAGACTTCGTCTGTTGTGCCATCATGGAGCGAGGATGGACTTGCTTACATTCTGTTTACCTCTGGTTCAACGGGCCGTCCTAAGGGGGCAATGATCGAGCGTGCAGCCCTAAACAATCATCTGGCGGCAAAGATTGATGCCCTAACCCTCACTCGGACGGATTGCATTGCGCAGACGGCATCGCACTGTTTTGACATCTCGTTGTGGCAGCTTTTGGCGGGGCTTTGCGTCGGAGGCTGTACCGCGCTCATTGATGATGCGACAGTGAAATCGCCAATATCGCTTCTCAAAGCGATTCAGGGACACGGCGTGACGGTAGTTCAACTCGTCCCCTCGATGCTTGCAGTATTTGTTGAATATTTGAAGCCGCTTGCGGCGGCTGATCGAGCGCTGGACGGTTTGCGGATTATTTCGACGGTCGGAGAACCTTTGACACCCGCACTGGCGCGCGCGTGGCTTGACTTATATCCGCGCGTCCCCATTCTCAACCACTACGGGCCGACCGAGTGCGCGGACGGCGTCACGCATCATCTGGTTTCCGCGCCGCCTGCGCTGGCTGAAGCTTATGTGCCGATCGGCAAGCCGATTACTAATGTTGAGGTTTATATCGCCGACGGGCCGCGGCTGTGCAAGGCGGGAGAGGTCGGTGAAATCTGCGTTAGCGGTGTTGGCGTCGCTGCTGGTTACGTCAATGACGACGTCCGCACCAAGGATGCCTTTGGGCCAAACTCGTTCTCAAACGTCCCGTCCTTGCAGCGCCTATACAGGACAGGCGATCTCGGGCGCTTTCGTTCCGATGGTCTTTTGGAATGTCTCGGTCGACGCGACCGTCAGGTCAAAATCCGCGGGCACAGAATTGAGCTAGGAGAAATCGAGGCTCGCCTCTCCGCTCATCATTCGGTGCGTGGCGCCGTCGCGGTCGCCTCCGTCTGCGCAGGCGTAAAGCTTACGGCGAGAGACATAACCAGGGCTGAGGAGGAAAGCGGGACGAGACGACTCATCTCGTATGTGTCCGCTCCAGCTGAGGTAACGGAAGGCGAGCTTCAGAACTTCCTTGCTGAAGCGCTGCCCATCTACATGCTCCCAGAAAGAATCATCCACGTCGACGGTATTCCACTGACCAGTAATGGAAAGGTCGATATTGGAGCATTGCCCGACCCGACCAGCCTTCGCCCTCCATTGCCGACGCGATTCGAGGAACCGCAAACCGACCTCGAAGCGCAGCTGTGCCAGATTTGGTCCGGTGTTCTGCGCATTGAGAACATTGGTGTGAATGACCAGTTCATAAGCCTCGGTGGAGACTCGCTCCGGGCAATGCTCATATTGGGCCGTTTGCAGACCGAGCTCGGAGTGAGAACGGATTTCAGGCTGGTCCTGAATGGAACGATCCGATCTCTTGCGGCTTCGATCTCGGCGCGAGCCGAATCTAGGCCGTGCACAGCGCCCGCTTGCGGAAAGCTGCTTACACGATCGCCTCTGACGCGAGTTCAAGAGCACCTGTGGTTTCTTTCGCAGCTCGATCCGTCTGCCAGGAACTACATCATTCAGGGCGGCCTGCGAATGCGGGGCAGCATCAATCTGGTCGCGTTCAATCGCGCCTGGACCGATGTCGTTCATTCTCATCAGGCACTTTCGGCACGCTTTATCGACGAGGACGGTCCGGTTCAGCTTTTTGATGCTCCGCACTGCGCAAATCTCGAATTGACTGATGCATCGCAACTCACGTCGCAGGAGGCTGAGAAGCTGATCGCAGAGCTAAGGCGAACAGAACTGAACGGCAGCTTTGATCTCAGCCAAGGCCATCTGTTTCGCGCGCGCATGATCATTTTTGGCCCTGAGAACCATCTCATACTGATCACCGCTCACGAAATCATCATCGATGCCTGGTCGATCTCTGTTCTGCTCAGGGATCTTCGACAAAGGTACGTGGACGCCGCGGCGTTTCTGCCAGACAACCGAGTGTCACTCTCGACCTACGCGGTCTGGGAAACACAACACGCTACTCCGGAGGCGCTTGCCAACCAATGTAGCTATTGGCGTCGTCAGATTGGTGATGATCCGCCGGTGCTTTCGCTTGGAACGGGACGAGCGCGGCCGCAGACAAATTCGTATCGCGGCGCATCGCATGCGGTGCTACTTGGCAGGGAGCTATCCCATCAGATAAGGGAGTTTTCGCGCCGGCATAGGTGCACCACGTCGACAGCACTCCTCGCATGTTTCAAGCTTCTGCTGCGGATGTACAGCGGTCAGGATGATATCATCGTTGGCATACCGCACGTCGTACGGGATCAACCTGGCAGTGCCGAAATTGTTGGTTTCTTCCTGAACATGCTGCCAATCCGCTACGCGATCGATGTGGGCCAGTCCTTTGCGGTTCATGCCTTGCGCATCCAAGCACTGGTCAGCGATGCCATCGCAAATTCGGCATATCCGTTCGGCTGGATGGTAAGGGATACCAAGCTATATCGCGAAGCGGGACGATCACCGATCTTCCAAGTTATGTTCAACATGTACTCCGAGGCCGCGGAGCCACTTGGCGAACATGAGTTGGATCTGACATTCCGCGAATACGAGACCGGCTACGCAAAATTCGATCTGACATTGTACGCACAAGATCAGGGCGAGGAAATTGCCCTCCAGCTAGCGTACGCGGAAGACCTATTTTCCAGCGATCTGATTATCCGCATGGCCGACAATCTGCGCCGCCTGATTGCAGCCTGCATTGAGAAGCCGCTTACGCCCATTCAAGATCTGAGCTGCCTCAGCGAGTCAGACGTCGCTATGCTGGACGCGCTAGAGGGCTCGGCGCAGTCGTATGAGACCGAATGTCCGCTTGTCCAAGCGTTCGAGCAAATCAGCGTCTCTAATCGCAACCAGGTGGCATATTATGGCGATTTCGGTGAGATCACATTCGGCCAGTTGCGTGAGCGCGTAACAGCTATCAGGTCGTTACTGCGGACTTCTGACGTGGGCGCTGGCGACATGGTCGCCATGCTGATCGACCGGTCGGCTGACGTTGCCGCTGTTATTCTAGCCGCACGAGCTTTGCAGTCCATTGTTGTCCCTATATCGCCGGATTATCCGCGTGATCGGATCGAACATATCCTGCGAGATAGTCAAGCAAAGCTTTTGGTTCACGCAAATAGCCCTGAGCCTGCTTTTGAAGTGCCGTCGAAATGTTTATTGACGCTAGAAGCGTGCGGCGCGCCCGCGCGCGGTTTTGAGTGCAGCGACAAACCACCAGATCAGGGAATTGCGAACCTTATATACACGTCGTCCTCAACCGGGAAGGCGAAGGGAGTTCTTATACCGGAATCGGCAATCCTCAATCGACTGAACTGGATGTGGCGACGCTTTCCCTTCGATAGTACCGACGTGATGGTTGTCCAGAAGTCCGCATCAATTGTTGCGTCCGCTTGGGAGTATTTTGGAGGCCTTCTGAGAGGCGTGCCCGCGCTGATCCTGACCCAAGAGCAGTTGCTGGATCCAGATCTGTTGTTGTGCACGCTGGCCAGACATCGCGTGACACACTTGTTTGCCTCGCCGCCACTGCTGTCCGGCCTCATTGCTTCCCAAGAACGGCACTCGCGACCGACCTCCTTGCGCTTGGTCACGAGCAGCGCCGAACCGATGCCTTCCTCGCTCCCTGTTCGCTGGCGTGAGTATTTCCCGGACGTGCCGTTGTGGAACTTCTATGGTGCTACGGAATGTGCATCCAATGCGGCAGTTTACGAAACATCGGATGCCTGCGACGGCTCGTCGCACGTCCCCGTTGGACGCCCAATCGATAACGTCAAACTCTACGTGCTCGATGCCCGGTTGAAGAGAGTCCCCGTCGGAGCCGCCGGCGAACTCTGCATCGCGGGACGCTGCGTGAGCGCTGGGTACTGGCGGGATCAAGATCTGACCAACCGCTGTTTCGTGCCGAATCCGTATGACGGCGGGCAATACCGCGTTCTTTATCGAAGTGGCGATATCGCGCGCATCTCAACAAGCGGCCTTCTTGAGATTTGCGGCCGATCGGACAATCAGATCAAAGTGCGGGGCTTTCGCATCGAGCTGGAGGAGGTCGAATCGGCCCTTGAGTCTCATGCGGCAATCGCAAAGGCCGTGGTCGTCGCAGAAGACATCGATGACCAGCGTCGCTTGACGGCAAGCTTGGTGCCGGCTCGCGACGGTCTAAGCTCTGCAGATATTGTCACCCACTTGCGCCACACATTGCCGTCCTACATGATTCCCGCCTCCTTCCGTTTGGTTGACAGTATTCCCCTTACGGCGAGCGGAAAGATAGATCGTGCTCGCCTGTCGTCCGTTCCTTACCGCGAGGTCGGGCCTGTGCCATCTGCTGAGCTCTGCACGAGGAAGGAGCGTATTCTTGCTGCGATCTGGCAGGATCTATTAGGCGCCAAGTGGGTCGGACTCGATCAAAGCTTCTTTGATATCGGCGGCGACTCTCTTCTGAGCGTGCGCTGCGTCACGCTGGCGCGCAAAGCCGGGCTGAATCTCACTGTCGACCAACTCTATCGAACACCGACCATCAGGGAATTGGCGGCAGACGAAGCGGCAGTTGCACTCGATACCTTCCTTTCTGGGGATGGCTCGTTGCCAGTTACCCCCGCGATCTCATCTTGGAGCCGTCTCGTCGGCTTCGATGAGCATTTCAACATCGGCGATCTGTTCTTCTTGCCCGGCGCAATCCTGAATATTCGAAGTCTGGAGCGCTCCCTTGCGCATGTCATGGATAGGCACGAAGGCCTCAGACTCCGTATTGCGCGAACCGACGATGGTCTACGTCTGACAATCGGGCCTTCCGTGACCGAACGCCTGGTGGAGGAGATCGATCTTGTCGGAATGGCCGACCCACAGCAACGTAAGGCAGTCGAGAGCATCTCAGCAAGACGTCAACACATGTTTCGGTTTGACGGCCAGACGCCTCTTGTTAACGTCACGGTGTTCCGCACATCGGAAAGCGGCGACTACTATCTGCTGGTCCTGATGCACCATTTTGTAGCGGACGGGATAGGCTATCGACTGTGCCTGGAAGCATTGGATGCGGCGTACGCCCCGGCCTCAGGCCACGCCGTGAGTGATCCCGAGAACATACAAATGCTCTCTGCATGGTTGAAGCGCCTTGAGCACTACGCGAACAGCGAAGCGCCAGCCGAACTCAGCTACTGGGAGAGGATTGACTACCATCAGTTCAATTTGCACGCCGGCGCCACCCTATTGGGCGGCGCGAGCTTTTCGAAAGTGACCGCGAGAGAGCTTCATTATGCACGCCTTGAAGGTCGCATGGATGAAGCGAATTGCCGCTCCCTTTGGGAAGATCAGGGCAAGTACCATCTTGAGATTGACGAAGAAGCGACAGCTGATCTCCTCAACATTTCAGCCAGATTGGCGCACTGTCAGGACTTTGATGTGTTTCTTGCCGCCATTTCTGGCGCCTTTGGGCGCGTTTTCGGCAATTATTCGCTCTGGATCGATAGTCTTACCTCAACCCGAGGTCGGCTGTTCGACGATCTCGATCCATCTCAGATCATCGGTCATATCAGCGAGCTCGTTCCGCTTCCCTTGAGTCTCACCGGAACGGAGCCCCGTCACGATCGTGCTCGTTCAATATACCGCCAGCGCAATGCCCTGCCGCGCAGCGGAATAGGCTTTCGTGCCATGAAATTCCTAAACCGAGATCCAGCCGTCCGGAGCCGGATCGATCGCCTGCCTTTGCCCAGAATTGGAGTGAATTATCGAGCGGGTTTGCAGCGCCATTTTCCACGCCGTTTCCTAGGCAAGGAACCTTCTCCACTTTGGATCGGCGAAGACATGGATGAAGGGGCCGTGATTCACCTCTTCTGGTTCGATGTCGGATATCAAGCCGGCCATCTACAGATCGAAACGAGGTATGATCCAACCCAAGTCAGCTATGAGGTGACCCGTAATCTTTGCATGGTGTTGCAACAGGAGCTGTTGCAAACGATCAGCGAATTCCGAAGAGCTGGGGGCACCTTCATCCATGAATGA